The Microcoleus sp. bin38.metabat.b11b12b14.051 genomic sequence GGCAGCATCGGGGCAGTACGAAGCTTACCCAGATCCAGAAAACGGATTGATGGAGCTGCGTAAGGAATCTGACGGATTTTGTACTTATTTTGACCGAGATACACGCACTTGCGGGATTTACGAAAATCGGCCGGGAGTTTGCCGAGATTTTCATTGCTCGCAGGGTGCGGGAGTAAGAGGTTGGAAGTTGCCAAATGTAGTTTATAGAAATGTGTAAATGAATGAGTGATCTAATTCTTCAATTGACGAACCCTAGCAATTGGGAGGAACTAGATTACCAAACTTTATCTGGTGGCTTACCGCTACCAGATTACACGCTTCCTATTCAATTAGAAAAACACATTATTGCTTGCTATTGCAATTCTCCTAGCGCTGAGGCTCACTGGAAATTTGCAGGTTGGGTATCGCAAAAAATTTTTCTGGGCATCGGCGGAGTTTCTAGTTTGGGTGAGTCGGTGACTTACCGGAAAATTTGGTTGAAAAAGACTCAATTGATTATTTTTCAACCTTTAACTTCTAATTATTCTTTAACTTTTAGTTTTGCTAAATGGTTAAAGGATATGGAGATTGGTGTATGGCAGTACACCGGGCCTGTTAGCGATTCGGTTATCCAAGCGATAGGAAGTGGCAACCAACAAACGGTGCAAGGTTTAATCGCAATACAATCAAGGCTTCAGCAAATAGAAATAAAAATTGACTCTTTACTGT encodes the following:
- a CDS encoding YkgJ family cysteine cluster protein, encoding MTFSKIPFTTVLQEFTDDEGVVTGQITTQNGDAGTWLRFDCSCADARPFCRGHCCSLKGTYLSPEEAASGQYEAYPDPENGLMELRKESDGFCTYFDRDTRTCGIYENRPGVCRDFHCSQGAGVRGWKLPNVVYRNV